Proteins encoded within one genomic window of Alteribacter populi:
- the sleB gene encoding spore cortex-lytic enzyme: protein MKSQEIRRLKRMLFAALVCMQFVIILPSMEVDAFTDQIIQKGATGDDVVELQSRLQYIGFYNETIDGVYGWGTYWSVKKYQEEFGLEVDGLVGTKMKQMLKKSTDFDKEYVHRMLEEGRKFTYYGDTPKDIQKGPKGSKDQKAKQEHPPSPGQEQEQQRAPEGEQPEQPAAEEPVPEEGAPAEEAPPEEVPAEDTPAEEAPQEQDNDADIQKAINTPEGFTDNDIQIMAAAVYGEARGEPYVGQVAVAAVILNRIESPTFPNTASGVIYEPRAFTAVADGQINLEPDETARRAVMDAINGQDPSGGVEYYFNPDTATSDWIWTRRQVKRIGKHVFCE from the coding sequence GAAAAGTCAAGAAATCAGACGTCTCAAACGTATGCTTTTTGCCGCACTAGTTTGTATGCAATTTGTCATCATTCTTCCCTCGATGGAGGTTGATGCATTTACAGATCAAATCATACAAAAAGGTGCTACTGGAGACGATGTTGTTGAGCTTCAGTCAAGACTTCAGTACATCGGGTTTTATAATGAAACTATCGATGGAGTGTACGGTTGGGGGACCTATTGGTCAGTTAAGAAGTATCAAGAGGAATTTGGACTTGAGGTTGATGGTTTAGTAGGTACAAAAATGAAGCAAATGCTCAAGAAGTCTACAGATTTTGATAAAGAATATGTCCATAGGATGTTAGAAGAGGGACGTAAATTTACTTACTATGGAGATACTCCTAAAGACATTCAAAAAGGGCCTAAAGGAAGTAAAGATCAAAAAGCCAAACAAGAACATCCCCCTTCACCTGGTCAAGAACAAGAGCAACAAAGAGCACCAGAGGGGGAGCAGCCCGAACAACCAGCTGCTGAGGAGCCTGTACCAGAGGAAGGAGCACCAGCAGAAGAGGCGCCACCAGAGGAAGTGCCAGCTGAAGATACACCAGCAGAGGAAGCACCACAAGAGCAGGACAACGACGCTGACATTCAAAAAGCGATTAATACACCTGAAGGATTTACAGATAACGATATTCAAATTATGGCCGCAGCCGTCTACGGGGAAGCCCGCGGCGAACCATATGTCGGTCAAGTTGCGGTTGCAGCCGTCATCTTAAATCGTATAGAAAGCCCTACCTTTCCAAATACTGCATCAGGTGTGATTTACGAACCAAGAGCATTTACTGCTGTAGCAGATGGCCAAATCAATCTGGAACCAGATGAAACGGCAAGAAGAGCGGTAATGGATGCAATTAATGGTCAAGACCCTTCAGGGGGAGTTGAGTATTACTTTAATCCTGATACGGCAACATCAGATTGGATCTGGACAAGACGACAAGTCAAACGAATCGGTAAGCATGTTTTCTGTGAATAA